One genomic region from Populus nigra chromosome 8, ddPopNigr1.1, whole genome shotgun sequence encodes:
- the LOC133701999 gene encoding uncharacterized protein LOC133701999, giving the protein MEGEERAHRDAHFQEELESLKASVARLTSLLEQTLRNASGEGPSNRPAIFVQPPATVQLEETMSEHGHEPPHNPAFVHSMPPAPTPTVIDAFANKSHKTKSSDNIDKMAALEARIRAIERVDLYDPVRAVEMCLVPNVVVPKKFRVPEFIKYIGTQCPTTHLKSYCNKMAEVVHDEKLLMHFFQDSLSGAALNWYMRLDNTKIQRWKDLVDAFVKQYKYNMDITPDRTSLSNLEKRDMESIREYAQRWRDLAAQVHPPLLDKEMVTLFANTLKDPYYEHVIGSSAQQFTDAVAVAERIEQGVKSGRISASVEKRGFEDKKKEVDYVESGYRGRKNPFQNYHTPSPSPQISNINLSPTFLTRKPKPQTKHQRVQEQLPPLPLPLNEMYQKLLSIGHIAPEPLTPLQPPYPNWYKPDLTCEYHAGAAGHNIHTCSAFKKRLMHLIKAGWITFEGTPNVSSNRLPNHASGTGSVNALEVECSENLKALMARARCEKGNVHSQG; this is encoded by the coding sequence ATGGAAGGTGAAGAGCGTGCTCACCGTGACGCCCATTTCCAAGAAGagttagaatctctgaaagcaAGCGTGGCTCGCCTCACTAGCTTACTTGAGCAAACACTTAGAAATGCCTCTGGTGAAGGTCCTTCCAACCGGCCTGctatttttgttcaacctccAGCAACAGTTCAACTCGAAGAAACAATGAGTGAACATGGTCATGAACCTCCACACAATCCAGCTTTTGTGCACTCAATGCCACCAGCACCAACCCCCACAGTCATAGATGCATTTGCCAATAAGTCCCACAAGACCAAGTCATCTGATAACATTGATAAGATGGCAGCGCTAGAAGCCCGAATCAGAGCCATTGAGAGGGTAGACTTGTACGATCCAGTACGAGCAGTAGAAATGTGCTTGGTCCCAAATGTGGTTGTCCCGAAGAAATTTCGTGTTCctgaatttatcaaatatattggGACACAATGCCCCACAACTCATCTCAAATCCTACTGTAACAAAATGGCAGAAGTAGTACATGATGAAAAACTACTGATGCATTTTTTCCAAGATAGCTTAAGTGGGGCGGCATTAAACTGGTACATGAGATTGGACAACACCAAGATCCAAAGATGGAAAGACTTGGTGGATGCTTTTGTCAAGCAATACAAGTATAATATGGACATCACTCCTGACAGAACCAGTTTGTCCAACTTAGAGAAAAGGGACATGGAAAGCATAAGGGAATATGCTCAAAGGTGGAGAGACCTAGCTGCTCAAGTACATCCTCCACTCCTGGATAAAGAGATGGTCACTCTATTTGCCAACACGCTCAAAGACCCATACTACGAGCATGTGATTGGTAGTTCGGCCCAACAATTTACTGACGCTGTGGCAGTAGCTGAACGCATAGAGCAAGGAGTAAAGAGTGGTAGAATCTCTGCATCTGTGGAGAAAAGAGGCtttgaagataaaaagaaagaggttgACTATGTTGAAAGTGGATATAGGGGTAGGAAGAACCCATTCCAGAACTATCACACTCCATCCCCTTCACCCCAAATTTCTAACATCAATCTCAGCCCTACATTCCTCACAAGAAAACCTAAGcctcaaaccaaacaccaaagaGTCCAAGAGCAACTACCTCCATTACCGTTGCCCTTAAATGAGATGTACCAAAAGCTACTGAGCATCGGGCATATAGCTCCAGAACCTTTGACACCTTTGCAACCACCTTACCCCAACTGGTACAAGCCTGACCTCACTTGCGAGTACCATGCTGGTGCTGCGGGACACAACATTCATACTTGCAGTGCCTTCAAGAAGAGGCTCATGCATTTGATTAAAGCTGGATGGATAACCTTCGAAGGAACTCCAAACGTGAGTTCGAACCGTTTACCCAATCATGCTTCAGGTACCGGATCGGTGAATGCATTGGAGGTGGAATGCTCCGAAAACCTCAAAGCACTGATGGCAAGAGCAAGGTGTGAAAAAGGAAATGTGCACTCTCAAGGATAG
- the LOC133701788 gene encoding uncharacterized protein LOC133701788, which produces MWAASCLASCCATCACHACTTVVSGISRRSARIAYCGLFALSLIVSWILREVAAPLMEKLPWINHFHKTPDREWFETDAVLRVSLGNFMFFTILATMMVGVKNQKDPRDSLHHGGWMAKVVCWCILVILMFFLPNEIVSFYESISKFGSGLFLLVQVVLLLDFVHGWNDKWVGYDEKFWYVALFVVSLVCYVGTFAFSGLLFHWFTPSGQDCGLNTFFIIMTLIFAFVFAIVALHPAVNGSVLPASVISLYCMYLCYSGLASEPREYECNGLHRHSKAVSTGTLSIGLLTTVLSVVYSAVRAGSSTALLSQPSSPRAGADKPLLPLDNKANEQEEKEKACKPVTYSYSFFHIIFSLASMYSAMLLTGWSTSIGESGKLVDVGWPSVWVRILTGWATAGLYTWSLVAPILFPEREF; this is translated from the exons ATGTGGGCAGCTTCTTGCCTGGCGTCGTGCTGCGCTACTTGTGCGTGTCATGCATGTACGACTGTAGTATCTGGAATTAGCAGACGATCCGCCAGGATCGCCTACTGCGGTCTCTTTGCTTTGTCTTTAATCGTTTCTTGGATTCTGCGTGAAGTTGCGGCCCCTCTTATGGAAAAACTCCCTT GGATTAATCATTTTCATAAGACGCCGGATAGAGAATGGTTCGAGACGGACGCGGTTTTGCGTGTTAGTTTGgggaattttatgttttttactatACTGGCGACTATGATGGTTGGTGTGAAAAATCAGAAGGATCCGCGTGATAGTTTGCATCATGGTGGATGGATGGCTAAAGTTGTTTGTTGGTGTATTTTGGTGATCCTTATGTTTTTCCTTCCGAATGAGATCGTCAGCTTTTATG AGTCAATATCCAAATTTGGCTCAGGattgtttcttcttgttcaagTTGTGCTTTTGTTGGATTTCGTTCATGGATGGAATGACAAATGGGTTGGATATGATGAAAAGTTCTG GTATGTTGCTCTATTTGTCGTGTCGCTTGTTTGTTATGTGGGAACATTTGCCTTCTCGGGACTTCTCTTTCATTGGTTCACTCCATCTGGACAGGATTGTGGACTAAACACCTTCTTTATCATTATGACCCTGATTTTCGCGTTTGTTTTTGCTATCGTTGCATTGCACCCTGCA GTAAATGGCAGTGTTTTGCCTGCTTCAGTTATATCCTTGTACTGCATGTACCTATGCTACAGTGGACTTGCCAGCGAACCAAGGGAATATGAATGCAATGGTCTTCACAGGCATTCAAAAGCTGTTTCTACCGGCACTCTTTCCATTGGTCTGCTTACAACTGTTCTGTCAGTAGTCTACTCTGCTGTCCGAGCTGGATCCTCTACCGCCCTGCTCTCACAACCAAGTTCACCCCGTGCAG GTGCTGATAAACCTTTGCTTCCATTGGACAACAAGGCAAacgaacaagaagaaaaggagaaggccTGTAAGCCAGTCACTTATTCTTATTCCTTCTTCCACATCATCTTCTCTCTTGCAAGCATGTACTCTGCAATGCTTTTGACTGGATGGTCAACCTCCATTGGGGAGAGTGGAAAGCTGGTAGATGTGGGGTGGCCCTCTGTATGGGTACGTATCTTGACGGGGTGGGCAACTGCAGGTCTCTACACCTGGTCACTGGTCGCTCCTATTCTGTTCCCAGAGAGGGAGTTCTGA
- the LOC133700682 gene encoding ubiquitin receptor RAD23b-like, translated as MKLTVKTLKGSHFEIKVHPTDTIMGVKKNIEDAQGKDNYPCGQQLLIHNGKVLKDETTLADNKVTEDGFLVVMLSKSKTGTAGTSSTQPVSTPPTTTPTSISTPAPDAQALDSKSASASDSATANAQSDTYGQAASNLVAGSNLEQTLQQIMDMGGGTWDKETVTRALRAAYNNPERAVDYLYSGIPETAEVAVPVARFPADQATETGAAPAAPAPAFGAPNSSPLNMFPETISGGGGGAGGGLGSLDFLRNNQQFQALRSMVQANPQILQPMLQELGKQNPQLLRIIQEHHAEFLQLINEPLDGSEGDIFDQPDQDMPHAINVTPAEQEAIERLEAMGFDRALVIEAFLACDRNEQLAANYLLENAGDFED; from the exons ATGAAGCTCACCGTCAAGACTCTGAAAGGCAGCCATTTCGAAATTAAGGTTCATCCCACCGACACT ATTATGGGTGTCAAGAAGAATATTGAAGATGCGCAAGGAAAAGACAATTACCCATGTGGACAACAATTGTTGATTCATAATGGGAAAGTATTGAAAGATGAGACTACTTTAGCTGATAACAAGGTTACTGAAGATGGTTTTCTTGTTGTCATGCTTAGCAAG AGTAAAACAGGCACAGCTGGTACTTCATCCACCCAG CCTGTTTCTACTCCACCTACCACCACACCAACTTCAATTTCGACTCCCGCACCTGATGCTCAAGCATT GGACTCAAAGAGTGCATCTGCTTCTGACTCAGCAACAGCCAA TGCACAGAGTGATACTTATGGTCAAGCTGCTTCCAATTTAGTTGCTGGTAGTAATTTGGAGCAGACTCTTCAGCAAATAATGGATATGGGAGGTGGAACCTGGGATAAAGAAACAGTTACTCGTGCACTTCGAGCTGCCTATAATAACCCGGAGCGGGCAGTGGATTACTTGTACTCG GGCATTCCAGAAACAGCGGAAGTTGCTGTCCCAGTGGCTAGGTTTCCTGCAGATCAGGCTACTGAAACAGGTGCAGCTCCAGCTGCCCCTGCACCTGCATTTGGAGCACCTAATTCATCTCCATTGAATATGTTTCCTGAG ACAATTtctggtggtggaggtggtgcTGGTGGCGGACTTGGCTCTCTTGATTTCCTTAGAAACAATCAACAA TTTCAAGCATTGCGTTCAATGGTTCAAGCAAATCCACAAATCTTGCAG CCCATGCTTCAGGAGCTTGGGAAGCAAAACCCCCAGCTTTTGAGAATTATTCAAGAGCATCATGCAGAGTTTCTTCAGTTAATAAATGAACCTCTTGATGGTTCTGAAGG GGATATATTTGATCAGCCTGACCAAGATATGCCCCATGCAATCAATGTGACCCCAGCTGAACAAGAAGCTATTGAACGG CTCGAGGCAATGGGTTTTGATAGAGCCCTTGTCATAGAAGCATTCTTGGCTTGTGATCGCAATGAGCAACTGGCAGCCAACTATCTATTGGAAAATGCTGGAGATTTTGAAGattga